A genomic region of Arachis hypogaea cultivar Tifrunner chromosome 5, arahy.Tifrunner.gnm2.J5K5, whole genome shotgun sequence contains the following coding sequences:
- the LOC112799746 gene encoding miraculin, producing MLKTTLVLALFLVFALSTKPLLGATNHEPEQVIDTSGKIVRAGSHYYNIISATPNLSGISLAIFTGNETCPLDVATIDGFHGLPVVFQPVNAKKGVVRVNTDLNIMFSYDSRCESMVWKLKDYDYATRQRFVTTNGVLGNPGANTISNWFRIEKYEDDYKLSYCPKVCPSCRHPCMDIGVHKDHNNWGKHRLALSNVPFKLRFQRA from the coding sequence ATGTTGAAGACCACATTAGTTCTTGCATTGTTCCTTGTCTTTGCCTTGAGCACCAAGCCACTGCTCGGTGCAACTAACCATGAACCCGAGCAAGTGATTGACACATCTGGCAAGATTGTTCGAGCCGGCTCTCATTATTACAACATCATCTCTGCCACACCTAACTTATCTGGAATCTCTCTCGCCATCTTCACAGGTAACGAGACATGCCCCCTTGACGTTGCGACCATAGATGGTTTTCATGGTTTGCCTGTAGTGTTCCAACCCGTTAATGCTAAAAAAGGAGTTGTTCGTGTTAACACCGATCTCAATATCATGTTCTCATATGATTCACGGTGCGAGTCAATGGTGTGGAAGCTCAAAGACTATGACTATGCGACTAGACAGCGGTTTGTGACGACTAATGGTGTTTTAGGAAACCCTGGTGCCAACACTATTAGCAATTGGTTCAGGATTGAGAAGTACGAGGATGATTATAAGTTGTCTTATTGTCCCAAAGTGTGCCCTAGTTGTAGACATCCATGTATGGATATAGGGGTACATAAAGACCATAACAATTGGGGCAAGCATCGTCTAGCTCTTAGCAATGTGCCTTTCAAATTGCGGTTTCAGCGTGCATGA